The following are from one region of the Stigmatella ashevillena genome:
- a CDS encoding nuclease-related domain-containing DEAD/DEAH box helicase yields MARFIPEIASTDIVHDSERVVYEALRGLPTGFVVLHSFPWLRPTRDLAGEPLREGEADFVILHPERGLLVLEVKGGKPELTGRTWSRGGKELRDPFDQARKSRYALLDAIEERTRKRVHRGIFAHGDVVVFPHARFSGTLPVNSDPHILVDASSLPMLPARIEEAFTAWARSETHLTPSQFTELLDALMPKLRLMRCAGAEVSAEYHRIVQITLDQRATLLGLLENERVLVEGTAGSGKTLLSLEFALTRADCGESVLLLCYNRHLSAWLQEQAKHDPRAHRAGALLEISTFHACARRLAQRARVDFDVPSTGEQAFWDEDVPLIMEQSLEVLRARGQAEAFDAIVVDEAQDFAPDWWVTIESLSRIGQAGRLYVFLDMKQSLRGVAKLPPVPLPARFRLTTNCRNTKAIARSGAALASIDIRLLPGSPSGEAPAVRRAGTAVAEAGLVLSEVRQLFLQGIKPQQLALIGAASHAKGSLVRHAEVDGIPLVDDAVDWRRGAGVLVTTARAFKGLEADVVVVYGLSGFGALFTPTDLYVAWTRARHRLVLVCQSGEVRATVEAALLEAERSSRIAEAVNRGS; encoded by the coding sequence GTGGCGCGCTTCATCCCTGAGATAGCATCGACGGACATCGTCCACGACTCTGAGCGAGTAGTCTATGAGGCGCTGCGCGGTCTCCCGACGGGCTTTGTAGTTCTCCACTCGTTCCCCTGGCTCCGTCCCACGCGTGATCTTGCGGGCGAGCCACTCCGCGAGGGCGAGGCGGACTTCGTCATCCTCCACCCGGAGCGCGGTCTATTGGTCCTTGAGGTGAAGGGGGGCAAGCCGGAACTGACAGGGCGCACGTGGTCTCGCGGCGGGAAGGAGTTGCGTGACCCGTTCGACCAAGCTCGGAAGAGTCGCTATGCGCTCCTTGACGCGATCGAGGAGCGCACGCGTAAGCGCGTCCACCGCGGAATCTTTGCTCATGGTGACGTTGTCGTGTTCCCGCACGCTCGGTTCTCGGGGACACTACCCGTCAACAGTGATCCTCACATCCTCGTTGATGCATCAAGCCTTCCGATGCTCCCTGCGAGGATCGAGGAGGCGTTCACTGCATGGGCGCGGAGCGAAACGCACCTGACTCCAAGCCAGTTCACAGAGCTTCTTGATGCCCTGATGCCGAAGCTGAGGTTGATGCGCTGCGCAGGGGCGGAGGTCAGCGCGGAGTATCATCGCATCGTCCAGATCACTCTCGATCAACGTGCGACCCTGTTGGGGCTCCTCGAGAATGAGCGCGTACTCGTCGAGGGTACGGCGGGTTCTGGGAAGACACTCCTCTCTCTCGAGTTCGCGCTGACGCGCGCTGACTGTGGTGAGAGTGTCTTGCTCCTCTGCTACAACCGCCACCTTAGCGCATGGCTTCAGGAGCAAGCCAAGCACGACCCGAGAGCACACCGTGCTGGCGCGCTGTTGGAAATCTCGACGTTCCACGCGTGTGCGCGCCGTTTGGCGCAGCGAGCGCGTGTGGATTTCGACGTCCCAAGCACCGGCGAGCAGGCATTTTGGGATGAAGACGTCCCGCTCATTATGGAGCAATCACTTGAGGTCCTGCGCGCGCGGGGGCAAGCAGAGGCCTTTGATGCGATCGTCGTCGACGAAGCGCAGGATTTTGCTCCCGACTGGTGGGTGACGATTGAGTCTTTATCGCGCATAGGACAAGCAGGTCGGCTTTACGTCTTCCTTGATATGAAGCAGAGCCTGCGTGGCGTGGCGAAGCTCCCACCGGTTCCGCTCCCGGCCCGTTTCCGGCTTACAACGAACTGCAGGAACACGAAGGCCATCGCCCGAAGCGGGGCAGCGCTCGCTAGCATCGACATTCGTCTGCTGCCTGGCTCGCCGTCGGGAGAGGCGCCTGCCGTTCGAAGAGCAGGGACGGCGGTGGCCGAGGCGGGGTTGGTGCTCTCCGAGGTCCGGCAGTTGTTCCTGCAAGGCATCAAGCCGCAGCAACTCGCGCTGATCGGTGCCGCCTCCCACGCGAAGGGCTCGCTCGTCCGCCACGCAGAGGTGGACGGGATCCCTCTTGTCGACGATGCCGTCGACTGGAGGCGAGGCGCTGGCGTTCTCGTGACGACAGCGCGCGCATTCAAGGGACTCGAGGCAGACGTCGTGGTCGTTTATGGTCTCAGCGGGTTCGGCGCGCTCTTCACGCCGACTGACCTCTACGTGGCATGGACAAGAGCAAGGCATCGCCTTGTACTCGTTTGCCAGTCCGGCGAGGTGCGCGCGACGGTTGAGGCGGCGCTCTTGGAGGCCGAACGGAGTTCAAGAATTGCTGAGGCTGTTAACCGAGGCAGTTAG
- a CDS encoding RsmB/NOP family class I SAM-dependent RNA methyltransferase, with the protein MRLQPWSALTGLAPLTGDVLGRVLSGTPAERALDRALREHRSLSREQRQALKEATFNVGLWRRRLAFLLGRPEASAPWLLYALLHGLVGVPPHEAAAWAGVEAPVALVPDAPPSLALRTSLPDWLADHFVHEWGPEAEDFCAHLNVPGTITLRVNRLRISREDLASRLRSEGVQTRPGAWSPWALHLEGERPNLYGLKALQEGLFEVQDEGSQLLGLLVEARPGETVLDLCAGAGGKTLQLGAAMANRGPLLAYDPDAGRLDRLLQRCSRAGLSQVQVLRAPPGGLSVDRVLVDAPCSELGSLRRGPDLRFLKAPTVLEEFVPLQRALLAQAGTQVRPGGRLVYATCTVNRAENQERVAEFLRQRPDFRLLRPGAGWLPEEFLQEGFFLCSPHRQGTDAFFAAVLERSG; encoded by the coding sequence TTGCGCCTCCAGCCCTGGTCCGCCCTGACCGGGCTGGCCCCCTTGACCGGGGATGTCCTGGGCCGCGTCCTTTCTGGAACCCCTGCCGAGCGCGCCCTCGACCGTGCCCTGCGGGAGCACCGGTCTCTCTCCCGAGAGCAGCGACAGGCGCTCAAGGAGGCCACCTTCAATGTCGGCCTGTGGCGGCGGCGGCTCGCCTTCCTTCTGGGTCGCCCGGAGGCTTCCGCCCCCTGGCTTCTCTACGCCCTCCTGCATGGGCTGGTGGGCGTCCCCCCTCACGAGGCTGCTGCCTGGGCCGGGGTCGAAGCTCCGGTGGCACTGGTCCCGGATGCGCCTCCTTCGCTCGCCCTGAGGACTTCCCTTCCGGATTGGCTCGCCGACCACTTCGTCCACGAGTGGGGCCCAGAGGCCGAGGATTTCTGTGCCCACCTCAATGTCCCAGGCACGATTACGCTGCGAGTGAATCGCCTCCGCATCTCGCGTGAAGACCTGGCCTCGCGATTGCGTTCCGAGGGGGTTCAGACCCGGCCGGGGGCCTGGAGCCCCTGGGCCCTCCATCTTGAAGGGGAGCGGCCCAACCTCTATGGCCTCAAAGCACTCCAGGAAGGGCTCTTTGAAGTCCAAGACGAGGGCAGTCAGTTGCTCGGCCTGCTCGTGGAGGCTCGCCCCGGGGAGACAGTGCTCGATCTGTGTGCGGGGGCAGGGGGCAAGACGCTTCAATTGGGCGCCGCCATGGCGAACCGAGGCCCGCTCCTGGCCTACGACCCGGATGCTGGGCGGCTCGACCGGCTCCTGCAACGGTGTTCCCGGGCCGGACTGTCTCAGGTGCAGGTGCTCCGTGCTCCCCCCGGGGGGCTGAGTGTGGACCGGGTGCTCGTGGATGCGCCTTGCTCCGAGCTAGGCTCGCTGCGCCGGGGGCCTGACCTGCGCTTCTTGAAGGCCCCGACCGTTCTGGAGGAGTTCGTCCCCCTCCAGCGAGCACTGCTGGCCCAGGCGGGGACGCAGGTACGTCCAGGTGGGCGGCTGGTCTATGCCACCTGCACGGTGAACCGTGCTGAGAACCAGGAGCGCGTCGCCGAGTTCCTGCGCCAGCGGCCGGACTTCCGGCTCCTTCGCCCTGGGGCCGGGTGGCTTCCGGAGGAGTTTCTCCAGGAGGGGTTCTTCCTCTGTTCCCCCCACCGGCAGGGCACGGATGCGTTCTTCGCGGCCGTCCTGGAGCGCTCGGGGTAG
- a CDS encoding S66 peptidase family protein, whose protein sequence is MKAPVRWQKPIPLRPRDTVHVVAPAGPFDRAGFEAGLAIIGQRYSPVYGPDLFSAHRYLAGEDSRRQEELARALRDPQGRAIFCARGGYGSMRLLPGLPFADAAPSALVGFSDITALHLALQAKGRVSLHGPVLTQLGRQPPEVHERLFQLLESPAPAAPLSGTDTYVAGTAEGPLLGGNLSVLACLVGTPYLPSFEGAVLLLEDVGERPYRLDRLWTQLRLAGLFRQVRGIVLGDFTVCEEKGAEYTSAEVLRSLAQEEGLPCAAGFPIGHGTLNFPVPLGVPVRLEADRAQLSFLEGAVRE, encoded by the coding sequence ATGAAGGCGCCCGTGCGTTGGCAGAAGCCGATTCCCCTTCGTCCTCGAGACACCGTTCACGTCGTTGCTCCCGCAGGTCCCTTCGACAGGGCCGGGTTCGAAGCGGGCCTGGCCATCATCGGGCAGCGGTATTCGCCCGTGTATGGCCCTGACCTCTTCTCGGCCCACCGGTACCTCGCGGGCGAGGATTCCCGGCGCCAGGAAGAGCTCGCCCGGGCTTTGAGGGACCCCCAGGGCCGCGCCATCTTCTGTGCCCGGGGAGGGTACGGGAGCATGCGCCTGTTGCCGGGGCTTCCTTTCGCGGACGCCGCGCCCTCCGCCCTCGTGGGGTTCTCGGACATCACCGCGCTGCACCTCGCCCTCCAGGCGAAGGGCCGGGTTTCCCTCCACGGCCCCGTGCTGACCCAGTTGGGCAGACAGCCCCCCGAGGTTCACGAGCGCCTCTTCCAACTCCTGGAATCCCCCGCGCCCGCCGCTCCCCTCTCTGGAACGGACACCTACGTGGCGGGGACCGCAGAAGGCCCACTGCTGGGGGGCAACCTCTCCGTCCTGGCCTGCCTGGTGGGTACGCCGTATCTGCCCTCCTTCGAGGGGGCCGTGCTCCTGCTCGAGGATGTCGGCGAGCGCCCCTATCGGTTGGACCGCCTGTGGACCCAGTTGCGGCTGGCTGGTCTCTTCCGGCAGGTGCGGGGCATTGTCCTGGGCGATTTCACCGTGTGCGAGGAGAAGGGCGCGGAGTACACCAGCGCGGAGGTGCTGCGCTCGCTCGCCCAGGAGGAAGGGCTGCCCTGCGCGGCGGGCTTCCCCATCGGTCATGGGACCCTGAACTTTCCTGTCCCGCTGGGGGTCCCCGTCCGCCTGGAGGCGGACAGGGCTCAGCTTTCCTTCTTGGAAGGGGCGGTGCGTGAATGA
- a CDS encoding serine hydrolase domain-containing protein produces the protein MSVIGGLQSVLEEAVELKVFPAAQAVVLHRGVQVFGGVAGAATGDTRFDLASLTKVLCTAPLFLRLWTDGKLGPETRVERFFPGSPVAEAGATVADLLYHRSGLPPFVPFFAQALTATPELLDPACSPSVRARAREALVQAAASTPLAAPCRSRTAYSDVGFILLGEIISRAAGAPLEILFLRHVAEPLGLGTRFHRLSELPTDGKVAPTGATRPREPAPGQEGLWADVPSRASPPGEVDDDNAWVMDGVSGHAGLFGTAVDVARFGQAVLEGCAGNVTLAPGPLWHRALATDPLVPGSTRSMGFDSPSLEHSSAGHFIGNAPPGAVGHLGFTGTSLWVDLRRALVVALVTNRVAHGRQETRIRDFRPVFHDLVIEALGLERLDEPKQGNHG, from the coding sequence ATGAGTGTCATCGGTGGCCTTCAGTCCGTCCTTGAAGAGGCCGTGGAGCTCAAGGTCTTCCCGGCGGCCCAGGCCGTCGTGCTTCACCGTGGCGTCCAGGTGTTTGGAGGCGTGGCGGGAGCGGCCACGGGCGATACCCGCTTCGATCTGGCCTCGCTCACCAAGGTGCTCTGCACGGCCCCGCTCTTCCTGCGCCTCTGGACGGACGGCAAGCTGGGCCCGGAGACGCGGGTGGAGCGTTTCTTTCCCGGCTCGCCCGTCGCAGAGGCCGGGGCCACCGTGGCGGATTTGCTGTACCACCGCTCGGGGCTTCCCCCGTTCGTTCCCTTTTTTGCCCAGGCGCTCACGGCTACCCCGGAACTGCTCGATCCGGCCTGCTCCCCGTCCGTCAGGGCCCGGGCGCGCGAGGCGCTCGTTCAGGCCGCCGCGAGTACCCCGCTCGCCGCTCCCTGCCGCAGCCGGACCGCCTACAGCGACGTGGGGTTCATCCTCCTGGGGGAGATCATCTCCCGGGCTGCGGGGGCACCGCTGGAGATCCTCTTTCTCCGCCATGTCGCGGAGCCGCTGGGCCTCGGGACGCGCTTCCACCGGCTCTCGGAGTTGCCCACGGACGGAAAGGTTGCTCCCACGGGGGCTACCCGTCCCCGGGAGCCCGCCCCCGGCCAGGAGGGCTTGTGGGCAGACGTCCCGAGCCGGGCCAGCCCTCCGGGGGAGGTGGACGACGACAATGCCTGGGTGATGGATGGCGTGAGCGGGCACGCGGGGCTCTTCGGCACCGCCGTGGACGTGGCCCGCTTCGGGCAGGCGGTGCTGGAAGGGTGCGCGGGCAATGTCACCCTCGCGCCCGGGCCCCTGTGGCACCGCGCGCTCGCGACGGATCCGCTCGTTCCCGGCAGCACGCGGTCCATGGGTTTCGACTCCCCCTCGTTGGAGCACTCCAGCGCGGGGCACTTCATTGGCAATGCCCCTCCGGGCGCCGTGGGGCACCTGGGCTTCACCGGGACCAGCCTCTGGGTGGACCTGCGCCGCGCCCTGGTGGTGGCGCTCGTCACCAACCGGGTGGCGCATGGGCGTCAGGAGACCCGCATCCGCGACTTCCGCCCCGTCTTCCACGACCTGGTGATAGAGGCGTTGGGCCTCGAGAGACTCGACGAACCGAAGCAAGGGAATCATGGCTGA
- the mpl gene encoding UDP-N-acetylmuramate:L-alanyl-gamma-D-glutamyl-meso-diaminopimelate ligase has translation MADDNGNVLETLAPGAVRRIHLLGVAGTGMGSFAGMLKAAGYEVTGSDENVYPPMSDMLQAWGIPVVTPYRPENLDAAKPDLAIIGNVIRRVNPEATEVRARRLPQMSFPAALGSLFLKQSHSVVVAGTHGKTTTSSLMAHVLVDAGKDPSFLVGGVTQNYAGNYRVGKGPHFVVEGDEYDTAYWDKGSKFLHYQPRTAILTSVEFDHADIFRDLPHYEATFEKFVRLIPPEGQLVVCAAYPNAVRIAGGTRGRVVTYVAREGAEADYTPRNVSFGAEGARFEVVERGTVLGTARMELTGLHNVENVLSVIAAARGLGLSFEEIAQGLASFRGVKRRQEVRGEPGGILVVDDFAHHPTAVRETIAALCQRFPERRLWAIFEPRSNTSRRNIHQEDYAHAFTGAARASLKVPERHDKVPSNEELDVPRLCEALKAQGIQADHAADVPSLLERVAREALRGDVLLVMSNGAFGGFIDKVLAALQARGGEG, from the coding sequence ATGGCTGACGACAACGGAAACGTTCTGGAGACCCTCGCGCCGGGTGCCGTGCGCCGCATTCACCTGCTGGGCGTGGCGGGCACGGGCATGGGCTCCTTCGCGGGCATGCTCAAGGCGGCGGGCTACGAGGTGACGGGGAGCGATGAGAACGTCTATCCCCCCATGAGCGACATGCTCCAGGCGTGGGGCATTCCGGTCGTCACCCCCTACCGCCCGGAAAACCTGGATGCGGCGAAGCCCGACCTCGCCATCATTGGCAACGTCATCCGCCGGGTGAATCCCGAGGCCACCGAGGTGCGCGCCCGCCGCCTGCCGCAGATGAGCTTCCCCGCGGCGCTCGGCTCCCTGTTCCTCAAGCAGTCCCACTCGGTGGTGGTGGCCGGGACCCACGGCAAGACGACGACTTCCTCGCTGATGGCGCACGTGCTGGTGGATGCGGGAAAGGATCCGTCCTTCCTGGTGGGCGGCGTCACCCAGAACTACGCGGGCAACTACCGCGTGGGGAAGGGGCCGCACTTCGTCGTGGAGGGAGATGAGTACGACACGGCGTACTGGGACAAGGGCTCCAAGTTCCTGCACTACCAGCCCCGCACCGCCATCCTGACCAGCGTGGAGTTTGATCACGCGGACATCTTCCGGGACTTGCCGCACTACGAGGCCACCTTCGAGAAGTTCGTGCGGCTCATTCCGCCGGAGGGGCAGCTCGTGGTGTGCGCTGCTTACCCGAACGCGGTGCGCATCGCGGGCGGCACGCGGGGCCGGGTGGTGACCTATGTGGCCCGGGAAGGCGCGGAGGCGGATTATACGCCTCGGAACGTCTCCTTTGGCGCCGAAGGGGCTCGCTTCGAGGTGGTGGAGCGAGGCACGGTGCTCGGCACGGCGCGAATGGAGCTCACAGGCCTCCACAACGTGGAGAACGTCCTGAGCGTCATCGCCGCAGCGCGGGGCCTGGGGCTCTCGTTCGAGGAGATTGCCCAGGGGCTCGCCAGCTTCCGCGGGGTGAAGCGCCGCCAGGAGGTGCGCGGTGAGCCCGGGGGCATCCTGGTCGTGGACGACTTTGCGCACCATCCCACCGCCGTGAGGGAGACGATCGCCGCCCTCTGCCAGCGCTTCCCCGAGCGGCGGCTGTGGGCCATCTTCGAGCCGCGCTCCAACACCAGTCGCCGCAACATCCACCAGGAGGACTATGCCCACGCCTTCACCGGCGCGGCCCGGGCCAGCCTCAAGGTGCCCGAGCGCCACGACAAGGTGCCCAGCAATGAGGAACTGGACGTGCCCCGGCTCTGTGAGGCGTTGAAGGCGCAGGGCATCCAGGCGGACCACGCCGCCGACGTGCCGTCGCTCCTGGAGCGCGTGGCCCGTGAGGCCCTCCGGGGGGACGTGCTGCTGGTGATGAGCAACGGTGCCTTCGGAGGGTTCATCGACAAGGTGCTCGCGGCGCTTCAGGCGCGGGGCGGAGAGGGTTAG
- a CDS encoding TlpA family protein disulfide reductase: MRTVLGVGVVLALTGCAKNPALPLLVEDGQTQRASLTGASSSQGGPLYFEVKRYPGGEPYSVASDRGSVVLLDVWATWCEPCRDALPLYEQIAKEYGSRGLKVYALNVDEDERAIPAFLAETKVALPILVDINAAVAEKTLKVRMMPTTFLVDRQGVVRFVHEGFAEEFLQKYQTEIEQLLAERAE; encoded by the coding sequence ATGCGCACGGTTCTTGGAGTCGGGGTTGTCCTGGCGCTGACGGGGTGCGCGAAAAACCCCGCCCTCCCGCTGCTCGTCGAGGATGGGCAGACCCAGCGGGCCTCTCTCACCGGCGCCAGTTCCTCCCAAGGGGGGCCCCTGTACTTCGAGGTGAAGCGCTACCCGGGCGGGGAGCCCTACAGCGTGGCGAGTGACCGGGGCAGCGTGGTGCTGCTGGATGTGTGGGCCACGTGGTGCGAGCCGTGCCGGGACGCTCTGCCGCTCTATGAGCAGATCGCCAAGGAGTATGGTTCGCGAGGCCTCAAGGTGTATGCGCTGAACGTGGACGAGGACGAGCGCGCCATTCCCGCCTTCCTGGCAGAAACCAAGGTCGCGCTTCCCATCCTCGTAGACATCAACGCGGCGGTGGCGGAGAAGACACTGAAGGTGCGGATGATGCCCACCACGTTCCTGGTGGACCGCCAGGGGGTGGTGCGCTTCGTCCATGAGGGCTTCGCGGAGGAGTTCCTCCAGAAGTACCAGACGGAAATCGAACAGCTTCTCGCAGAACGAGCGGAGTGA
- a CDS encoding inositol monophosphatase family protein → MEQETPAALRRIAEEAARLGGRILAERFLGERTIELKGSSSNLVTDADKASEAALLEFLRAHYPHHAILAEESGISQGTGLRWLIDPLDGTTNYAHRVPHFCVSLAVDGPQGVLAGVVYDPMLDELFSAARGEGATLNGRPLKASETTQMERALLCTGFPYDVRERPDGPVGLFSRIVRRAQGIRRTGSAALDLAYVAAGRFDGFFEFGLKPWDIGAGSLLVQEAGGLMEQIDGRPFDVMRGDVLASAPGVAAEFQKECHLFLQELGRIPRA, encoded by the coding sequence ATGGAACAGGAGACGCCCGCGGCGCTGCGCCGCATCGCGGAAGAGGCAGCCCGGCTGGGAGGCCGGATCCTCGCCGAGCGCTTTCTGGGAGAGCGCACCATTGAGCTCAAGGGCAGCAGCTCGAATCTGGTGACCGACGCGGACAAGGCGTCGGAGGCCGCGCTGCTCGAGTTCCTGCGCGCGCACTATCCGCACCACGCCATCCTGGCCGAGGAGAGTGGCATCTCCCAGGGCACGGGACTTCGGTGGCTCATTGATCCGCTGGATGGCACGACGAACTACGCTCACCGCGTCCCGCATTTCTGCGTCAGCCTGGCCGTGGATGGGCCGCAGGGGGTGCTGGCCGGGGTGGTGTACGACCCGATGTTGGATGAACTCTTCTCGGCGGCCCGGGGAGAGGGGGCCACGCTCAATGGCCGCCCCTTGAAGGCCAGCGAGACGACGCAGATGGAGCGGGCCCTGTTGTGCACGGGGTTCCCCTACGACGTGCGCGAGCGCCCGGATGGCCCAGTGGGGCTCTTCAGCCGCATTGTCCGCCGCGCTCAGGGCATCCGCCGCACGGGGAGCGCCGCCTTGGATCTGGCCTATGTGGCCGCGGGGCGCTTCGACGGCTTCTTCGAGTTCGGACTCAAGCCCTGGGACATCGGCGCGGGCTCGCTGCTGGTGCAAGAGGCGGGCGGGCTGATGGAGCAGATCGACGGCCGGCCCTTCGATGTGATGCGCGGAGACGTGCTGGCCAGTGCGCCAGGGGTGGCGGCCGAGTTCCAGAAGGAGTGCCACCTGTTCCTCCAGGAGCTGGGCCGGATTCCCCGCGCCTAG
- a CDS encoding polysaccharide biosynthesis/export family protein, whose product MRPCPPLVLSLMVATVLACRSAPPVPNLPLPSEQEARRAATASNTLGAGDVVEVRVFQEPDHSGIWLVSPEGTIDYPLCGKVTLEGRTSSTAADALRDCLARYLRNPQVAVLIREYNSKKIFVFGEVQKPGTFPYEGEMTIIQAITVAGGFTKLAAKNSTNVTRLVDGQERKIRVPVEDIGVGREKNFLLQPGDIIFIPESFF is encoded by the coding sequence ATGCGCCCCTGCCCTCCCCTCGTGCTGTCCCTGATGGTTGCCACGGTGCTGGCCTGCCGCTCGGCCCCCCCCGTGCCCAACCTGCCGCTGCCCTCGGAGCAAGAGGCCCGCCGGGCCGCCACCGCGAGCAACACCCTGGGCGCCGGGGACGTGGTGGAGGTGCGCGTCTTCCAGGAGCCTGACCACTCGGGCATCTGGCTCGTGTCGCCCGAGGGCACCATCGACTATCCCCTGTGCGGCAAAGTGACGCTGGAGGGCCGCACCTCCAGCACCGCCGCGGACGCGCTGCGCGACTGCCTGGCCCGCTACCTGCGCAACCCCCAGGTGGCCGTGCTCATCCGCGAGTACAACTCGAAGAAGATCTTCGTCTTCGGCGAAGTTCAAAAGCCCGGCACGTTCCCCTACGAAGGGGAGATGACCATCATCCAGGCCATCACCGTGGCCGGGGGCTTCACCAAGCTGGCGGCGAAGAACAGCACCAACGTGACCCGGCTGGTGGATGGCCAGGAGCGGAAGATCCGAGTGCCCGTGGAAGACATCGGCGTGGGCCGAGAGAAGAACTTCCTGCTCCAGCCCGGCGACATCATCTTCATCCCGGAGAGCTTCTTCTAG
- a CDS encoding AgmX/PglI C-terminal domain-containing protein has protein sequence MASPQPQHSKLLRVGIIQGDRILEERHVLREDITIGHDGKNTLILPPHDDLPAKFALFENRNNQYQLVFDDTMQGRIHQGASDVDLTRLRKQGLAQERGPVYVLPLEDTARGKVEVGDVTLFFQFIPPTETEKPQLPPGVKGSVWKTMDRVFFAILASSLLLHLAWGLFIVSSAPPLEAELSLDELEDRFVRAEIIPQKLLREEPVAEKPQPSSEDKAEKPTEKKDPEEAKPAAPRPSNQAEQRAELVKKVSSKGLLKILGASGSGSGGGAFADILGSGTGGNEIAEALAGAGGVGVATTESVAAGGPRGGGTGSVASIGEVGTRGGGNVDLGTKKEVTVVGRVKEATPEVDSGDVDREALSRYIKARLKAIQGCYEKELKRNPSLKGKVVVRFTIKPSGRTSDIDIEENTLGNEAVGSCIRTVIRSWVFPFKPDDEVSVAYPFLLSPTG, from the coding sequence ATGGCGTCTCCTCAGCCCCAGCACAGCAAGCTGTTGCGCGTCGGCATCATCCAAGGCGACCGCATCCTCGAAGAGCGGCACGTCCTGCGCGAGGACATCACCATCGGGCACGATGGGAAGAACACCCTCATCCTGCCGCCCCACGACGACCTGCCCGCGAAGTTCGCCCTCTTCGAGAACCGCAACAACCAGTACCAGCTCGTGTTCGACGACACGATGCAGGGCCGGATCCATCAGGGCGCCTCCGACGTGGACCTCACCCGGCTGCGCAAGCAGGGCCTGGCGCAGGAGCGCGGCCCGGTCTACGTGCTGCCGCTGGAAGACACGGCGCGCGGCAAGGTGGAGGTGGGCGACGTCACCCTCTTCTTCCAGTTCATCCCCCCGACGGAGACAGAGAAGCCCCAGCTTCCCCCCGGCGTGAAGGGCAGCGTCTGGAAGACGATGGATCGCGTCTTCTTCGCCATCCTCGCCAGCTCGCTCCTGCTGCACCTGGCGTGGGGCCTCTTCATCGTCTCCTCGGCCCCCCCACTTGAGGCCGAGCTGTCGCTGGATGAGCTGGAGGACCGCTTCGTCCGGGCGGAGATCATCCCCCAGAAGCTCCTCCGGGAAGAGCCCGTGGCCGAGAAACCCCAGCCGAGCTCCGAGGACAAGGCCGAGAAGCCCACGGAAAAGAAGGACCCCGAAGAGGCCAAGCCGGCAGCCCCGCGCCCCTCGAATCAGGCCGAGCAGCGCGCGGAACTCGTCAAGAAGGTCTCCAGCAAGGGGCTCTTGAAGATTCTCGGCGCCTCAGGCAGCGGCAGCGGCGGCGGGGCGTTCGCGGACATCCTCGGAAGCGGTACCGGAGGCAATGAGATCGCCGAGGCATTGGCGGGCGCGGGCGGCGTAGGCGTGGCCACCACCGAGTCCGTGGCGGCGGGAGGCCCCCGGGGCGGTGGAACCGGCAGCGTGGCGAGCATCGGCGAGGTGGGCACCCGGGGCGGTGGCAACGTGGACCTGGGCACCAAGAAGGAAGTGACGGTGGTGGGCCGCGTCAAGGAAGCCACCCCCGAGGTGGACAGCGGCGACGTGGACCGGGAGGCGCTGTCGCGCTACATCAAAGCCCGCCTGAAGGCCATTCAGGGGTGCTACGAGAAAGAGCTCAAGCGCAATCCCAGCCTCAAGGGCAAGGTGGTGGTGCGATTCACCATCAAACCCTCTGGGCGCACGAGCGACATCGACATCGAGGAGAACACCCTGGGCAACGAGGCCGTGGGCAGCTGCATCCGCACCGTCATTCGCAGCTGGGTCTTCCCCTTCAAGCCCGATGACGAAGTGTCGGTCGCCTATCCTTTCCTCCTGTCGCCCACAGGGTAG